In Triticum aestivum cultivar Chinese Spring chromosome 5B, IWGSC CS RefSeq v2.1, whole genome shotgun sequence, the following proteins share a genomic window:
- the LOC123116012 gene encoding uncharacterized protein yields the protein MPFLSPLPGDDADDYYYGYDAGYRRGGGSGTGGKNAKKDKGIFSCLPCFTPFSPGAVDPVAHRRLLSSDSSDSDNVAATDITADLARLRLRYSRLAAGPPVRPRDVPALVARTDDPPLAVAALSWLGGDLRPSCILALLPALFPSLRTSESEGDLFLPSNERQSQALSAARRRLQAREAALDGEVAEYQSTYAMKLACEKTKEGFAETAAEEVCKMARAARRADKLRWRAVEAAVKEVLTPAQAKEFLKAVEDVSGKAGRHGARWQARAGPLSVPAEAFERMRTNARAAADDAW from the exons ATGCCGTTCCTGAGCCCCCTCCCGGGCGACGacgccgacgactactactacggCTACGACGCCGGGTAccgccgcggcggcggcagcggcaccgGCGGGAAGAACGCCAAGAAGGACAAGGGCATCTTCTCCTGCCTCCCCTGCTTCACCCCCTTCT CGCCCGGAGCGGTGGACCCGGTGGCgcaccgccgcctcctctcctccgacTCCAGCGACAGCGACAACGTCGCCGCCACCGACATCACCGCCGATCTCGCCCGCCTCCGCCTGCGCTActcccgcctcgccgccggcccgcccgtccGCCCGCGCGACGTCCCCGCCCTCGTCGCCCGCACGGACGAcccgccgctcgccgtcgccgcgcTCTCCTGGCTCGGCGGCGACCTGCGCCCGTCCTGCATCCTCGCCCTCCTCCCGGCGCTGTTCCCGTCCCTGCGAACAAGCGAGTCCGAGGGCGACCTCTTCCTCCCCTCCAACGAGCGCCAGTCGCAGGCGCTCTCCGCCGCCAGGCGCCGCCTCCAGGCCCGCGAGGCCGCGCTGGACGGCGAGGTGGCCGAGTACCAGTCCACCTACGCCATGAAGCTGGCGTGCGAGAAGACCAAGGAGGGGTTCGCCGAGACGGCCGCCGAGGAGGTGTGCAAGATGGCGCGCGCCGCGCGGCGTGCCGACAAGCTGCGGTGGCGCGCCGTGGAGGCCGCCGTCAAGGAGGTGCTCACGCCGGCGCAGGCCAAGGAGTTCCTCAAGGCCGTCGAGGACGTGTCCGGCAAAGCCGGGCGGCACGGTGCGAGGTGGCAGGCGCGCGCTGGGCCCCTCTCGGTGCCCGCCGAGGCGTTCGAGCGTATGCGTACCAATGCCAGAGCAGCCGCAGATGATGCGTGGTGA
- the LOC123111494 gene encoding uncharacterized protein produces MSASMCRKRASSFSEERSHAEASSSPPSKRARFRADGGSPKPRGVVDSDLVAVIRARFPSVRPEFIEKALEECENDLDSAMKYLLPLHLEPTEYNVDPVYQSPNEMSTEVQVPNEGIVECNNEVPAPIGSVPGAENLQSGITQWVEILMNEMASASSSDDAKARASRVLEAYGKSTSSCIRTEAMQKYQKEILLYKEQFEAVIKENTILKKAVAIQHERQKEHEERNQELQQLKQLVMQYREQIRNLEINNYALSMHLRQSQQGNSIPGHFHRDIL; encoded by the exons ATGTCCGCATCTATGTGCCGGAAGCGGGCGTCCTCCTTCTCCGAGGAACGCTCCCACGCGGAGGCGTCGTCCTCACCGCCCTCCAAGCGCGCACGCTTCCGCGCAGACGGAGGCAGCCCCAAGCCGCGGGGCGTCGTCGACTCCGACCTGGTGGCCGTGATCCGCGCGCGGTTCCCTTCCGTGAGGCCTGAG TTCATTGAAAAGGCTCTGGAAGAATGTGAAAACGATTTGGATTCAGCAATGAAGTATTTGCTTCCTCTACACTTAGAACCCACAGAATATAATGTGGATCCCGTGTATCAATCTCCCAATGAAATGTCTACTGAGGTTCAAGTGCCCAATGAAG GTATTGTAGAATGTAATAATGAAGTTCCTGCACCCATAGGAAGTGTTCCCGGTGCAGAGAACCTTCAATCAGGTATCACCCAATGGGTTGAGATTCTTATGAATGAGATGGCAAGTGCCTCTAGTTCAGATGATGCAAAGGCTCGTGCGTCAAGAGTACTGGAGGCTTATGGCAAGTCCACGTCCTCTTGTATCCGTACAGAAGCAATGCAGAAATATCAGAAG GAAATTTTGTTGTACAAGGAACAATTTGAAGCCGTCATTAAAGAAAATACTATTCTTAAGAAAGCCGTGGCAATACAACATGAACGCCAAAAGGAGCATGAAGAGAGAAACCAGGAGCTTCAACAACTAAAGCAGTTGGTTATGCAGTACCGGGAACAAATTAGGAATCTTGAG ATAAACAACTACGCCTTGTCCATGCACCTCAGACAATCTCAGCAGGGTAACTCGATTCCAGGGCACTTTCATCGGGACATTTTGTGA